The Erigeron canadensis isolate Cc75 chromosome 1, C_canadensis_v1, whole genome shotgun sequence genome segment ATTCTAGCCTGCTCCTCTCGCAAAGCCGGTCGGTTTTCTGGCAGGACAGTAGACACGTCCCTAAACAATAAGTCCATATCTCTGCTTCGTTGTTTTTTGGTCTTGAGTTGAAGCTTCTTAAGTTCGAGCTCTTGGTATTGCTTGCCCTGTTCTTGCAAAGTCCGCATCTCCACCGCTAAGTTAAACACCTCCTCATCCGCCGCCGCCGCCTTCCCCTTCCGTGAGCCCCCTGCACGTCCGGCTTTTTTAGCCTGATCTCTCCCAACCGGACAGCTCAACCTAGACAGTTGTGGCTGCGGTTCCTCCTCATCAGTATCATTAAGATCAAATGCAACCCTCGCAGTTGACCCCATACTTTGTTGTCCCGAACTGTCCGAACTGTCAAATGCAACTCGGCTCACCTTGACTACTCATCGACTCCATAGTTTGAATAACCTCCCACTTTGAACTCCTCCTCAAACACTGCcattcctttaaaaaaattaaaattcggGTTTAGAGAATTATACTCGCTACACGCATTACTAATCAAATCCTGTTCGCTTGTACCACTTTGATAACCCGAACCACTAAGCCGAGTTATGATAGCATTGAACTTGGTGACACTAGTCCGGATTTTTCGCCACTTCCCCTGTAACGATTCAATGCCTCGATACATCGACCTATTCAAGATTGTATGATAACCTTCTTGAACCTTCAACCAAAAAGTCCGAGCCTTTTAATAATTTGctacaaaaacataaatatatatatatattaaccgaaaattatataaatatatatatatattaaccgaaagttatataaatatatataatataaactgaaaattatataaatatatataaatataaaccgaaaattatataaatatatatatattaaccgaaaattatatatatataaataaaccgaaaattatataaatatatatatatttatatattaaccaaaaattatataaatacatataaataaatctatACCGCATTTAGGGTCTTCGGAAACATCAACCCAAGCTCGACATAACGCCAAGCTTTCCGCTTCCGTCCAATTTAGTTGGGACGGTATTTTCTTCGGTTCGTCGGTGTCTCTCTTTCGATGTCTTCGTCTTTCTTTTTGAGGAGATGAAACACTAACTTCGGGTTGTGTCTCTTGAACCGCCTCCAAATCTTCGAAAGAGGAACCCGCGGGTGGTGTATTGATTATCCGTTGCGAATcataaaaacaaagaaataaacattgaaccatatctatataaataaatatatatataccgaaaataatatatatatatataaaaatataaaccgaaaataaatatatatatatatatataaaccgaaaacatatataaattttaccaAACATGCCCCCGGGTGTTTGAGCGAAACCCGACGGAGAAAGATTATAACCAAAGTTATCTTGTCGAATCCACGGTGTCCTATTTCCCGGCGGAGTCATCGGTGATCCAATGTTCATTGTACCGAGTGATTGAATAAACTCCGGGTTTTAGTGAAGATTAGGATCATCAAGTAAGTTGGGTTGGAAGGGTGTTCTTTGAGTGTTACCCGCGGTTTGGTTGGGAAAAAGGTTCCACTGATTTGGAAACATTTTCAGTTTTGTGTGTAGATgatgatttgtatttttaaagaaaaaatttgaGGTAGAagatggaagaagaagaagatggataGATATAGgatatgtataatgtatatatatatatatatataaagttaagaCTATacggattaaaaaaaaaaaattcaaacattCATTCATTTTTCGAGTTCCAAAGCGTTTGACCACTACATGCCAAGCAAAAGAGACGCGTTCAAATTGCGAAGGGGCTCGGTTTCAAATGAAGTGGAACGCCCCCCGGGCCCGAGATCCGGCGTTCCGGAGGCGTTTCGCACGAAAAAAAAGGCAGGGGACGGGCTACTCCGTGTAGTCTAAGGGTAACgcatttttcttattatttattttttatcttgtgttttttttagaacagtTTAGAGCCCGACTACGGGTATCCAGACTGAATACCGTGGGTCTACCCGATCCCCTCTGCCCGCCTGCCCCACCCGGTAAATTCAACTCGTCCCACCAAGAAAACCTGACCAGCCATAACGCTCGAGATGAGATTCGAACTTGTGACCCTTGCTCCAACTCCGGTGTCctattacgagtataatttataatttttacatgtatatcaaataagaaaaataatgatgAATCCAAATGCACCGTGTTGTTTTTCTAACATAAATTCactatgtgaaaaaaaaaatggaaaaatttGTGTGTTGCATCACCGATTATAGTTGGAGTTTAATTAACCTCAATACAAGTTAGTTCAAAAACAGCGGATGATGCAATATACCATCCCTGACTTGATGTTTCGCGACGATGATTTATTGGTAATGTCTTTGACTTTGTGTTTCACGTCAGGGTTTGAATCGAACAAATTAccacatttattttatttctgaTTAATTTGGTTTGGGATGGCTTTCGGTTTGAGCTTTCATAGttatcaaattgaaaaaattaaagaaatcatAAATCGAATAGTTGGAACACCCTACATATAGCTAATGACATGGAATGGAGGCGTGCCTCTTTTGTAACAAATGAAAGATTAATTGTGTAAATTTATcaaagtttatataaataaataaataacaatgaGCATGGTACTCCCGGCGGATATCATCGACAAAGTTTTCATGTCACGATCACCtagtttttgacttttgatttttggAAAAGTTAGAGAGAAAGAGGAGGGTGTTTGTCATAGCTGTAGAATATGGAAGAGCAATGGTAAAAAATAATAGGTGTGTAGggataaataagtaaatttGTATgtctaaaaattttaaacttccAACAAACccaataaattttataaaagagtctagataaaataaaaaaattatatatgtaaagagatacattttaaaaagttagaataaactTGCTTTCCTTTTATTAAAGGAAAGTGGTAAAAACTCTTCGATCCTACACCACTAATTCCGAACTACTCCTAAAGTCGTCATTAAGTTATTAGTACGAACATTTTTTACTATacatatcaaattaaaagttaGTGAGGCATTTGCATAATAGGTAattacgtaaaaaaaaaaaaaaaaagaagaaaaaggaaaaaaagaaagatgagaAGTTCACGTTACTGGATGGTTCGATGACTAGTGACGCCGTGACGGACTTAAGACATACCATTCGATTCACAAAATGTCTAAACTAGGTGCGTGTATGGTGTATccatttcaattttaaaaatcaattttttttatggtatctacacaaataaaaaaatatatagtttacttCACGGCACCTCAAATACCACCAAAGTCCGTTCATATCAATGACTCAAGGCTAATCCATAAAATGAAAAGCTTATTATTATGTTCCGAATAATAGTCATTCGATAACCATTGAATAAAGTGGGTACTCGTAACACTGATTATTTTTCGATATACCTCGTCTCTCACACATGCCATCAAGGCTAGTTTTGGCTAGCAGATCGCCTAAGGCCCCAGATTGTTTGGGCCTAGGAGCCTACGATCTcaaatttttaatgttattgggCTGTTAGAATCTCTCTACTTTTTTTTGCTAAAAGAAAATCACAAAAACCTAaacaaaaagaatgaaaatagtggaaaagaaaaaatatttgaaaacaaCAAATTTCGTCGTTTGATAgaaacagagaatgaatataataaaaatacaaattttattttataattaaaatgaatacatataacatcatcaaaataaaacagtttttttttattctcacAAACTCTCTACAATTTCTAGAGAATGAAATTCTTTCCCGTTTATCCATTTTCATTCTATTTTCCGATGCTACCAAACAAAGGAAGTTTTTTTTACTCATTTCCTTCCATTTCCCTTTTATCCTATCAAACAACCCCTAACAGCTTAATCAACTAAATTATAGTTAGTAAACTCCTTTATTCAAGGCAGATAAGGATTTCGAATTTCATTGTCATTCTATAGTCACcacaacaaaataatttttttcctGCAAAATTTAAAATGTGCATACGTTTGAATTTAACATTGTATGATGGATTGTATGTATGATAAGTTTTTTGATTTTCTCTGTTGATTTTAGTATAATAACATTTCAAATCAAACTCTAGAATATAGCTAAACTAATTTTACAAACATATtccaacaaaagaaaaaatatataattgcaCAATCCAAAAAAAGAAATAGCTTACACAATCTAATTTACATAGATAACTTATTCCACTTACAACTTACTCAAATCAACATCTTAAGTAATTCGAAACTACTAAACGATACAAAGATGGATCATGCCTTCAAGTTCTATACCCGTGTTTCCGGCTGCTCGATCGCCTGCGCTCTGGTCGAACCACATGCCGCTAAGCCGTCTAGTCAACTTGAAGGTTAACATTTGCATTTTGGGATAACCATTAAGGGCTTTTTCCTTTGTGAAATGATGCCAAAGTTTTCTCTCATGTCTAACTTGGAAAGATCTTCCATATTATTAGGAAGAAACCAATCAAAGTTTTGGACTAAAGAAGCCAACATAAGGTGTATTTGCTTAATAGCATATGGATACCCTGGACACATTCTCCTTCCAACACCAAAAGgtaaaaacttaaaatcttGCCCTTTAAAATCCACATTAGACTCATAAAACCTCTCGGGTTTGAATGACAATGGGTCATCCCAAAGACTCGGGTCACGTCCCATTGCCCAAACATTGATTATTAGTTGAGAATTCTTAGGGATAGTATAATGCAAGATTTCACACCCTTCTAAGATTGCTTGTGGATGTAGAAGTGGTGCCGGCGGGTGTAATCTTAACGTTTCCTTAACACAAGCATGCAAATAATAAAGTTTGGAGACCTGTGATTCCTTGATGTTCATTGTTGAACCAATTTCTTTCTTTAGCTCCCCTCGGATCTTGAACATCGCTTTTTTGTTCCTGATCAACTCGGCTAATGCCCACTCTATCGTTGAAGCCGTGCTATGTGTTCCTCCTGAGAATAGTTcctataaaaacaaaagttgtaAGAACAACCAAACAAGTATCGATATAAGTCTGATATGAGTGGCCTTATATTGTTTATACATAACAGTTGAACTAGTCAAAAATCAATAGGTCCAAATTCTCAGAAACTGTAGATTGACACATATATATGATCTCAACATATCATTTTATTCCAAAgaattatattaacttttttagacATTATAATACAAGTCATAATATTTGACATTTCAACTACTTgcataaaaaatgataattaagaTCAACCTAACATGACATACTATATCGAGCCATGCTTGTTTTGTCCTGACCCATTGTCACCCTGTTACATGCACATATATTCACCTTATACAATATTCAATATATGACATATATCGAGCCACTCTTGTCTTGACCCAACCCATTTTGTCCTGTTACGTGCACATTAATACATATTCAAAACATAGAACTCGGGCGGACAGGAGTTAAAAAGGTACAAACATTATAAAACTGAACCACATACCACAGTTAACTGGTTAATCTGAAGATCTGAAAACCCGCATCCAAGCatggtgtccaagaaatcatGTTCATCCGAATCAACCCATTTCCCGGATTCTCTTTTAGCTCTTCTCTCTTTAATTATATGTTCCCACTCACTAAAAGCTTCATTCATAGCCTCTGCTGTCCTGTTTTTTAAACCTTGGGGATCAAACCTTTCAAATATCGGATAAAAATCTGCAATATTTGGAGTAGTTCCAAGTTTCATCAACCGATAAAGTGCTCGTTTCAATCCTTCACTTTCCTTCTCATCACTCTCTAAGCCAATAAAGTCTTCCGAAAAACAAATGTTACCAAGTATATTAACAGTCGTAGCAAACATAACTTCTCGAACATTTACAAGTTTcccttgttttctttttaagaatTCCACCATTTTGTCCACATTTTTTTCCCTTATACAAGACTGCGACTCTAAACCTTTAGCCGAAAATAACTCTGTCCGGATTAATGATCTTAAATTTTTCCATAGTTCCGTGCACTCAGTGGCCCATATAAGAGAGTACTCTTGTAAACCATCTTGACCAGCTTTAGGCACCCACCTGTAGTGTGTGACGAATCCATTAAAGAATTTTCGTATATAATTACTCTATCCGTCCCAAAAATAATTGTTCACCAGACATAACAACACAGTTaaagaaaaacattaatttctgctacttttgtttttaaaaaccaACAAGGTTAAATAAGAGTGGTTACCACCCTTGTCTTTGGAGACAGAGTTCAAGAGTTCTGTAATGTTTTGCAAGACTGAAGATCCTTTTCCAATCTTAGATAAAACATGAAAGCAGCCTTTCTACACCGTTATGGTAGGGGTAATACTATACCTTGACCTCCCCTACACCATCGAGGTATATTGCgacccaaaacccgtaaaaAACGGCATTGGGTGCTTACTTTACTTACATTCATTTCTGTTACTTGTTCATATCCTATTTTTATACCTAAACTACCCTGAATGTCTAGAATTGTGAACCCAGGTTTCAAATAAACCTCAAAtaatttaaatgaaaataatttttatttgaaaattatattgtCACAAAACTAATGATAAGATCCACCGATGGTCTATGCAGGGTTACAAACTCAATGATGCCAACTAAACACAAACGTTAAGTTCTATAGTTTAATACTCCGTAGATAATAATTTCAACACGAATGCTTACGTATATATTAactatcaacatatatatatatatatatatgcctatatatttatatcataaatttgTACCTATAAGTAGGGAGTCTGTTATGGGCATTCATGATCTCGGTAGCAGCCACGGGAGACGAGCCAATGATGAACAAATGCGTGCCAAGTTTCACCGAGCATAACTGACCGTAGGTCCGGGCTAGCTCGGTGAAGTAAATATGAGGTCCTTTTAACATGTGTGGAAGGTTGCCTAAAATAGGCCATGAATATGGACCTGGTGGAATGTTTTTGTCTTTTCCAGGACTAGACGTTTCCTTGGATCTTAAAGTACGAACCAAGATTATTATTAGAATCACTAGCGGTGGTAGTATGGGGAAGAGCAAGTGACTAGAAAACATGATGTTCATTTGCATTTTAATTAGAAGTGTTGTTTTGAGCTACGTGACAGATAagaattttttgtacggatgGTAACATTTGCAATAGGGTTGGTGTTTCTAGTGTATCTTTGAAGAAAATTTGTAAAGATAGGAAGTCCGGTGTTGTAAACACCGGGTTTTGACAAATCACCCCAAGATCGGTGTTATCATCGCCGGACTTTGATTACGTGGCATTTGTGGAATTAAGTCCGGTGTTTCAATTACCGGACTTCAACTCTTTTCTTCTAAGTCTTTGTTTGTGGGGACCAGTGGTGGTGTTAGAGGTCTGAAAAGGTTGTTGGATGGAAACCACGACCACAGTGGTGGTAGGCTAGTGGTGGCGGTCTGGTGGATGACGATGAAGATGACTGATGACGTGTAGGCTCCGCTGCTGTGGTTTTTTCCGGTCTCCACTACCAGTAGTTGTACTGTTCCAATTTTCAGATCGCTTTCCGTTGAATAGCAAACACCACCATTACATGTGtgacttttcttttatttatgggGATTTGTTTAAGAAAAAGAGTTTTTAAAGGAAGAGCAGAATTTGAAAGGATGAGGATTTactagggaaaaaaaaatctttatatatggACAACAGTTGTGCTATGCTTAccaattcattttctttttattaattttatttaatgtaagTTAACTGATGTTAATTGTTTAATGCGTTtagaagaaattaaatttaaactttaaatgaTATTAACTTTGTTCATATTAAGTTTGTCCCCTCTAGTAGGCCTCTCTCCTTATAAAGAGTCTTAGGAAGTCCTGACTGCCACGTCAACAGGATTTCTCTCAATACTCCCTCAAAACTCTTCATGCTTATAAGCAAGCTTCTTTAGGACTTGTTCATCatatcatcaattaatttatcattttctttcaaataaatttaACCAAACTATATCTTTAACATTAAAACAcacacatttatataaaaaaacacattaaattaaaaaaaacacacaacatttatttaaaaaaaagaattacaaCACAATTTATTGAAAACACACAaatgaaaactaaataaacCAACACGAATGAAAACTAAAACAAACTACTCGTCGCCCTCATCATCCTCATCGTTTTCATCGTCACTATCTTTCGTCACTACCTTGGGACAACTTTCAGCTAACATTACGCCCCGGTGGTCTCCTAATCGGTCATCTCCAAACAATTGTTCAACACCCAGGTTTTGCTATTGACCAAATGGCTGTGATGGCTCACCGTCGTCATCCAAATCCATCATATCCACCCACGGTTATTTATTTGTGTCGTGGTCGTTCCAAAAGGTTGAAAAACCTTTAAGGATTTCCCAACACTTCTCGAATCCAAAGCGAGACGACCCATATAAGGAGATGtcttataatattattttaaaggaaaatgataaatttttctAATCAATCCttctaaaaatccttttaatatatccacttgttaacacatgtaatccgctaattctctttcctaatctcaccccctgaATTTCTACATGTCACGATTCTATTAATTTggaggatttttagactaatcAATTAGgaagattgatcattaccctatTTTAAATGTAACTACATAAATTGTTTTTaatagaaaatattaaaaattaaaaactatataaaagctGTGGGTGTGACAACACAATATCATCCCATCACCCATGTGACTACTTTTCCAATTCATATTACAAAACTATCCATGtatatcattttcatcattCATTCGAAAACCACCAGCCTACCACCACTGTGGTCGTGGTTTCCATCCAACAACCTTTTCAGACCTCTAACACCACCACTGGTCCCCACAAACAAAGACTTAGAAGAAAAAAGTTGAAGTCCGGTAATTGAAACACCGGACTTAATTCCACAAAGGCCACGTAATCGAAGTTCGGCGATGATAACACCGATCTTGGGGTGACTTGTCAAAACCCGGTGTTTACAACACCGGACTTCCTATCTTTACAAATTTTCTTCAAAGATACACTAGAAACACAAACCCTATTACAAATGTTACcatccgtacaaaaaattcgACAGATaaggatgtatata includes the following:
- the LOC122585244 gene encoding (S)-N-methylcoclaurine 3'-hydroxylase isozyme 2-like, coding for MQMNIMFSSHLLFPILPPLVILIIILVRTLRSKETSSPGKDKNIPPGPYSWPILGNLPHMLKGPHIYFTELARTYGQLCSVKLGTHLFIIGSSPVAATEIMNAHNRLPTYRWVPKAGQDGLQEYSLIWATECTELWKNLRSLIRTELFSAKGLESQSCIREKNVDKMVEFLKRKQGKLVNVREVMFATTVNILGNICFSEDFIGLESDEKESEGLKRALYRLMKLGTTPNIADFYPIFERFDPQGLKNRTAEAMNEAFSEWEHIIKERRAKRESGKWVDSDEHDFLDTMLGCGFSDLQINQLTVELFSGGTHSTASTIEWALAELIRNKKAMFKIRGELKKEIGSTMNIKESQVSKLYYLHACVKETLRLHPPAPLLHPQAILEGCEILHYTIPKNSQLIINVWAMGRDPSLWDDPLSFKPERFYESNVDFKGQDFKFLPFGVGRRMCPGYPYAIKQIHLMLASLVQNFDWFLPNNMEDLSKLDMRENFGIISQRKKPLMVIPKCKC